One stretch of Pieris brassicae chromosome 8, ilPieBrab1.1, whole genome shotgun sequence DNA includes these proteins:
- the LOC123713722 gene encoding uncharacterized protein LOC123713722: MKIIWSGLTVAFILIVEVRGHGRLIEPPSRATAWRFGFDTPHNYNDHELYCGGFTRQWNRNNGKCGVCGDAWDAPKPRAHELGGRFGQGVIVRKYAPRDVIIIKIELTASHNGFFEFRICEDPRGEQDCLDKHVLLLDGRDDSKYYPREGNKIYEMKYQLPDGLECSHCILQWRYIAGNNWGTCANGTGAVGCGPQEEFRACADIAIGDKFTTTTKRPRPTYVPPSRRPTTPIPEETSGSAWYGVVVAIITLLIALVLLAGVYLYFYGGGVRIKSLLKSKAAPPAPVPPPRHKKLSLSRENPPIISSPKLISESGFETVDLRK, encoded by the exons ATGAAA ATAATATGGTCTGGATTGACAGTAGCTTTCATCCTGATCGTAGAAGTGAGGGGGCATGGAAGACTAATAGAACCTCCTTCACGCGCCACTGCTTGGCGATTCGGCTTCGATACACCACACAATTACAATGACCACGAACTCTACTGCGGGGGTTTCACCAGACAATGGAACAGGAACAACGGTAAATGCGGAGTTTGTGGTGACGCTTGGGATGCGCCTAAACCACGTGCGCACGAACTAGGAGGTCGCTTTGGTCAAGGTGTCATTGTCCGCAAATATGCTCCCAGAGACGTcatcattattaaaatcgAATTAACTGCAAGTCATAACGGATTCTTTGAGTTTCGCATTTGCGAAGACCCTCGAGGTGAACAAGATTGTTTAGACAAACATGTACTTTTACTCGACGGGAGAGATGACTCAAAGTACTACCCCAGAGaaggtaataaaatttacgaaaTGAAGTACCAGCTGCCAGATGGCTTGGAATGTTCACATTGCATCCTGCAATGGAGGTATATTGCTGGTAACAATTGGGGTACATGTGCAAATGGTACAGGAGCAGTTGGGTGTGGTCCTCAAGAAGAATTCAGAGCATGTGCAGATATTGCTATCGGCGATAAATTCACCACAACGACGAAGCGGCCGAGGCCCACTTATGTACCACCCAGCAGACGCCCCACTACGCCAATCCCAGAAGAAACATCTGGAAGCGCTTGGTACGGCGTCGTTGTGGCAATCATCACGCTTCTCATCGCTCTGGTATTGCTTGCGGGAGTCTACTTGTACTTCTATGGAGGTGGTGTGAGAATAAAGAGCTTGTTAAAATCCAAAGCTGCCCCTCCCGCACCTGTTCCACCTCCAAGACATAAAAAGTTGTCGTTATCTAGAGAAAATCCGCCGATAATCTCATCGCCTAAATTAATATCAGAGTCAGGATTTGAAACTGTGGATTTACGGAAGTAA
- the LOC123713110 gene encoding uncharacterized protein LOC123713110: MKIKVDLFHTPFLIIYVTEECVSFSEENSYLRLLSSFGDLRITIKINTEVGNNDDTRRRCKSLKFILSALYLQPFMKVCANSKLFRRNINSLFELSANKSETSFLKLILEPPDKEILDYAWNERVSYLVWSKIEIENAFAWLSTLGGAYSALGDYFEHCAEEAGRISVRQYRLSQLLGDESLAARSKLYSALAFAQKGNLKLSRQIVRQVAAFARSTNDKRLNRMCQGVWAKLKYLRQLSQNNVRAKV, from the exons ATGAAGATCAAAGTAGACCTCTTTCACACTCCTTTTCTCATTATTTATGTTACCGAAGAGTGTGTTAGTTTCTCTGaagaaaatagttatttaaggTTATTAAGTTCCTTTGGCGATTTAAggattacaataaaaatcaatacagAAGTCGGAAATAATGACGACACACGACGGCGTTGTAAAAGTTTGAAGTTTATCCTAAGCGCTTTATACCTACAACCCTTCATGAAAGTATGTGCAAATTCTAAACTTTTTAGgagaaatattaatagtttattCGAACTAAGTGCTAACAAGAGTGAGacaagttttttaaaattaatactagAACCGCCTGATAAAGAAATTCTAGACTATGCTTG GAATGAAAGAGTTTCATATTTAGTATGGAGTAAGATTGAAATAGAAAATGCATTTGCATGGCTATCTACTCTAGGGGGAGCATATTCTGCATTAGGTGACTACTTTGAGCACTGT GCTGAAGAAGCCGGCAGAATTTCTGTTAGACAATATAGACTATCACAATTGCTTGGAGATGAAAGCCTTGCTGCTCGTAGTAAACTATATTCAGCACTGGCATTTGCCCAGAAGGGGAACTTAAAGTTATCGAGACAGATTGTTAGACAGGTTGCAGCATTTGCTAGATCTACTAATGATAAGCGTCTAAATAGGATGTGCCAGGGTGTCTGGGCTAAATTGAAGTATCTACGGCAATTAAGTCAGAATAATGTAAGGGCAAaggtgtaa